The Sphingobium sp. JS3065 genomic sequence GCCTTTGGGCACCGGTGATGGCGTGACCACCGCCTTCCAGCTCGTGAAGCGCTATGCCGATGCCGTCAGCCCGATCGACGTGCCGGTGCTCTGGCCGGTCGCGGGGACCTTGCTCATCGCCAAGAATGGCGTGGCCGCGCCCACCGGCTGGTCGGTCAACCGGGGGACCGGGATCGTCACCTTCACCTCGGCTCCGGCTCTCGGCGTGGCCATCACCGCCGGCTTCCAGTTCGATGTGCCCGTGCATTTCGAGGATGATCTGCTCCGCATCAGCTGGGACACGATCAACAGCCGCAGCGCCGGCAGCGTGCCGCTGGAGGAAGTGCGCGCATGAGCAGGACGATTCCGGCGGAGTTGATCTCGCATCTCGCCTCTTCGTCGCGATCATTGGCCTGGTGCCTGCGGATTGACGCGGCAAACGGCGCGAGCGTCGGGTTGACGACACATGATCGCACTCTGTCGATCGACATCGGTGACGGGATGCTGGCCTATTCAGGCGGCCTCACCATGTCCGAGGTCGTGCTTTCCGCCGGAATGGGGGCCGATAATTTTCAGGCGAGCGGACCTTTGGGGCCGCTCTTTACGGCGGAAGATATTCTAGGAGGGCGCTGGAATAAGGCGCGCTTCAGGCTTTTTGAGGTGAACCACAGGTCGCTCACATCGGGCGTCATCAAGATTCTCGGCGGGAAGCTGGGTCAGCCGATGGTCAAGGGCCGCTCCTTCTCCCTGGAAGGGCTGGGTCACACGGCTAGCTATAATCAGGAAATCGGCCGGGTGACCTCGCCCTACTGTTCGGCCACCTTTGGCGATTCCCGTTGCAAATATCCGTTGCTGCCGGCGCCATGGGCCGCATCCCTCGCCGTCGAGGAGCGCGGCGCATGGGATGCCGGGGTCGGAAGT encodes the following:
- a CDS encoding DUF2163 domain-containing protein gives rise to the protein MSRTIPAELISHLASSSRSLAWCLRIDAANGASVGLTTHDRTLSIDIGDGMLAYSGGLTMSEVVLSAGMGADNFQASGPLGPLFTAEDILGGRWNKARFRLFEVNHRSLTSGVIKILGGKLGQPMVKGRSFSLEGLGHTASYNQEIGRVTSPYCSATFGDSRCKYPLLPAPWAASLAVEERGAWDAGVGSFVRPTTFNGFHYVCSAAGTTGASEPTWPTTLGATVADGSAEWTCIKAATIEAVVATVSDDLTFTLAVLPIGTVNDELNYGRVAFTSGALASDPEIEIFDWIATTRTVALYAGMATLPSPGDTLVIRRPCQNTRTFCRDDWANTWNFRGEPDQRGSDQVLRGPTGGA
- a CDS encoding DUF2460 domain-containing protein, whose product is MTDDVRLPEKWSKGSNGGFEFSTESVKTDDGGTERNENWAFPLRRYEISHNVKTIEDIALLRAFHAARRGASRSFLFKDWIDYTSKADGNSAAAMTDQPLGTGDGVTTAFQLVKRYADAVSPIDVPVLWPVAGTLLIAKNGVAAPTGWSVNRGTGIVTFTSAPALGVAITAGFQFDVPVHFEDDLLRISWDTINSRSAGSVPLEEVRA